In a single window of the Tellurirhabdus bombi genome:
- the rhaM gene encoding L-rhamnose mutarotase, translating into MQEIAFTMKLKPGVEAEYQRRHDEIWPELSQALTQAGIRDYSIFLDRASGTLFGIQKRLDDHTADGLPNLPIMKKWWAYMADLMETNPDNSPVSSSLERVFHME; encoded by the coding sequence ATGCAGGAAATTGCTTTTACGATGAAACTGAAACCGGGTGTCGAAGCGGAATACCAGCGGCGGCACGACGAAATCTGGCCGGAATTGTCCCAGGCGCTGACGCAGGCCGGTATACGCGATTATTCTATTTTTCTGGACCGAGCCAGCGGTACCCTTTTTGGCATTCAAAAGCGGCTGGACGATCACACGGCGGATGGGCTCCCCAACTTACCCATCATGAAAAAATGGTGGGCCTACATGGCTGACTTGATGGAAACAAATCCAGATAACTCGCCGGTAAGCAGTTCGCTGGAACGAGTCTTTCACATGGAGTAA
- a CDS encoding carboxypeptidase regulatory-like domain-containing protein: MNLNRELRIAATNVLIGISLASLLASGGCSKNGGGPEPDDANGGKLTPGYTVGKAVDARGNPLEGVSIILDNTLLYNSNLVGTTDKNGTYRIKTSGSTWKALAEIRRTYNGKSYRLSLTPDNIDGYAGADGAVRNFQWNLSGEQPDNPGLFYGGSVSVNKDIESQLYDVENLEFTFTPVGELIDGSTGKILTLRTGDPHTEHYGSIPDVPIGRYKITAVHKPTGQKVKVRNRNGTYTGDGAATLDFYGETGPWACTNCMVLDYKEQ, from the coding sequence ATGAACTTGAACAGAGAGTTAAGAATCGCAGCCACCAACGTCTTGATTGGCATTTCACTCGCCAGCCTGCTGGCGAGTGGAGGCTGTTCCAAAAATGGGGGCGGACCGGAACCCGATGACGCTAATGGTGGCAAACTAACCCCCGGCTATACCGTTGGAAAAGCGGTTGACGCCAGGGGAAATCCGTTGGAAGGGGTATCGATTATTCTGGATAATACCCTTTTGTACAATTCGAATCTAGTAGGAACAACTGATAAAAACGGGACTTACCGAATTAAAACCTCAGGCAGCACGTGGAAAGCCCTTGCGGAAATACGCCGTACGTATAATGGCAAAAGTTACCGCTTGAGCTTAACGCCGGACAACATCGATGGGTATGCCGGAGCCGACGGGGCCGTGCGTAATTTTCAGTGGAACCTGTCGGGCGAGCAACCCGATAATCCGGGTCTTTTTTACGGGGGATCAGTCTCCGTGAATAAGGATATTGAAAGCCAGCTTTATGACGTAGAAAATCTTGAGTTTACGTTTACACCTGTTGGCGAGCTGATTGACGGCTCTACCGGAAAAATACTCACTCTTCGGACGGGGGATCCGCATACCGAGCATTACGGCTCAATACCGGATGTGCCTATCGGACGGTATAAGATCACAGCCGTGCATAAGCCCACTGGCCAAAAGGTAAAAGTGCGAAATCGCAACGGAACGTACACCGGTGATGGTGCGGCAACCCTGGATTTCTACGGGGAAACCGGCCCCTGGGCTTGTACAAATTGCATGGTACTGGATTATAAGGAGCAATAA
- a CDS encoding SusC/RagA family TonB-linked outer membrane protein yields the protein MSSLIQTVKAALFLSALLLVQGALGQTISGVVTASENNEGLPGVNVVVKGTSNGAVTNANGEYTLNGADKTGTLVFSFIGYLSKEVPIGGQSVISVKLDLDNRSLDEVVVIGYGTAKKADITGAVASFDAKNIDQRPLLRVDQALVGQLAGVQVKQTSGGLGKGFSVQVRGSGSITAGNEPLYVIDGFPLATAAPNGSGNFGSGNPLDNMNPNDIESVQVLKDAAAAAIYGSRASNGVVLITTKRGRSGKAQITLNTYAGFMERTRKLDMLNAEEWIDRATEMINAQWVASAPGRTAVQTNEQRRTILGLPAGQVNTTYMTDDRWTQPGHPGLRFIDWQDEAFRKGLVQNHQISASGGNDFVKYYVSGNYVRQEGMVINTDYTAYSARANVEVSASKNLKLGLNIAPTYSINNDPGIEGKDNILHQMVSYSPVQEDTMGLYPNTGLYGQYRWSTSANSPIGKLQNVIGETKRFRTLGSMFAEYQLAKGLFFKTTINLDNTDNSAKSYTPYSVTSSLPTRLAQLTVLTSGSFNSYRKRTFVNENTLSYSKVFADKHDLSLLGGLSYNSDKQESATLNSNGGFSSNAITTLNAANGLTGNTQESRNVLISYFGRVQYNFDNKYLFSASLRRDGSSRFGANTKWGLFPSASVGWRLSEEEFLKSVTFVNDLKVRASWGRSGNYNIGNYSTIPTLGTSNYTFNGVSVVGQAPNGITNPDLGWEQSETFDVGFDATVLNNRISASFDYYNKLNTDLLLNVPIPGATGFGSYLSNAGSVRNTGWEVELSTRNTVGAVKWNTSINFSHNANKVVALAGGQEQILIPSSFDISHSILRVGDPLNSIYVVRQIGILSQQDIDSKAALNGTQTVGDPKYFDANGDGVIDANDRVIVGHPNPNYIWGITNSVRYKGFDLNVLVQGQTGGSIYSLLGRALGRTGQGVIDNALGFYRDRWRSPENPGEGIVGKAYSTFGRIKNTDWLYSSDYVRVRNITVGYDLGSLIKVRGIQGARIYVTAENYFGFDKYTGGFNPEAANTDLSGSSSYPEPGDYGGLPLPKSLIFGLNLSF from the coding sequence ATGTCTAGCTTAATACAAACTGTCAAAGCCGCACTTTTTTTGAGTGCGCTTTTGCTTGTCCAGGGAGCACTTGGGCAGACGATATCCGGTGTGGTGACTGCCTCGGAGAATAACGAAGGACTTCCTGGCGTCAATGTCGTTGTGAAAGGAACCAGCAACGGGGCCGTCACCAACGCCAATGGAGAATACACGCTGAACGGAGCCGACAAGACCGGGACGCTCGTTTTCTCGTTCATCGGCTACCTGTCCAAAGAAGTACCCATCGGTGGTCAATCGGTTATATCGGTCAAATTAGATTTGGATAACCGGTCGTTGGACGAAGTAGTCGTGATCGGCTACGGAACCGCCAAAAAAGCAGACATCACCGGCGCTGTTGCTTCCTTCGACGCCAAAAACATCGACCAGCGTCCGCTGCTTCGGGTCGACCAGGCGCTGGTTGGCCAATTGGCCGGGGTGCAGGTAAAGCAAACCAGCGGAGGGCTTGGAAAAGGCTTTAGTGTGCAGGTGCGGGGTTCGGGTTCCATCACGGCGGGAAACGAACCTTTGTATGTTATTGACGGGTTTCCGCTCGCCACGGCAGCGCCGAACGGGTCCGGAAATTTTGGTTCCGGTAATCCGCTGGACAACATGAACCCCAATGATATTGAGTCGGTACAGGTCCTGAAAGATGCCGCTGCCGCCGCTATTTATGGTTCGCGGGCTTCTAACGGGGTGGTGCTGATTACAACCAAGCGGGGACGTTCGGGGAAAGCCCAGATTACGCTCAATACCTACGCCGGTTTTATGGAGCGTACCCGTAAACTCGACATGCTAAACGCGGAAGAGTGGATTGACCGGGCTACCGAAATGATCAACGCCCAGTGGGTCGCTTCGGCACCGGGGCGCACAGCTGTACAAACCAACGAACAACGCCGCACTATTTTAGGCTTACCGGCGGGGCAGGTCAATACAACCTACATGACCGACGATCGCTGGACGCAACCGGGTCATCCAGGCTTGCGGTTTATCGACTGGCAGGACGAAGCGTTTCGGAAAGGATTGGTGCAAAACCACCAGATTTCGGCGAGCGGGGGCAATGATTTTGTGAAGTATTACGTATCGGGAAACTACGTCCGCCAGGAGGGCATGGTCATCAACACAGACTATACAGCCTATTCGGCGCGGGCAAACGTGGAAGTATCGGCAAGCAAGAACCTGAAATTAGGCTTAAACATTGCACCGACCTATTCCATTAACAACGATCCCGGTATTGAAGGAAAAGACAATATTCTGCACCAGATGGTGAGCTATTCGCCGGTGCAGGAGGATACGATGGGCCTTTACCCGAACACGGGTCTTTATGGTCAGTATCGCTGGAGCACGTCGGCCAACAGCCCCATCGGCAAGTTGCAGAATGTCATTGGCGAGACCAAGCGTTTCCGGACGCTGGGATCGATGTTTGCCGAATACCAACTGGCAAAAGGACTTTTCTTCAAGACAACCATTAACCTGGATAATACCGACAATTCGGCAAAATCCTATACGCCGTATTCGGTAACCAGTTCCCTGCCAACGCGTTTAGCCCAACTTACTGTTTTAACATCGGGGTCGTTCAATAGCTACCGCAAACGCACTTTCGTCAACGAGAATACGCTCTCATACTCAAAGGTTTTTGCAGATAAGCACGATCTGTCTTTGTTGGGTGGGTTATCCTACAACAGCGACAAACAGGAGTCGGCCACGCTGAATTCCAACGGAGGTTTCAGCAGCAACGCCATTACAACGCTGAATGCCGCCAATGGCCTAACGGGAAATACGCAGGAGAGCCGTAACGTATTAATTTCTTACTTCGGACGGGTCCAATATAATTTTGATAACAAATACCTGTTTTCGGCCAGCTTGCGCCGCGACGGTTCATCCCGCTTCGGTGCCAATACCAAATGGGGCCTTTTCCCTTCTGCGTCCGTGGGCTGGCGACTTTCGGAAGAAGAATTCCTGAAAAGCGTCACATTTGTAAACGATCTGAAAGTCCGGGCTAGCTGGGGGCGATCAGGGAACTACAACATTGGTAACTATTCTACCATCCCAACGCTGGGAACGAGCAATTATACCTTCAATGGCGTCTCGGTAGTTGGGCAGGCACCCAATGGGATCACAAACCCGGATTTAGGCTGGGAACAGTCGGAGACATTCGACGTTGGTTTCGACGCAACGGTTCTCAACAACCGCATCAGTGCTTCGTTTGATTACTACAATAAACTTAATACAGATTTATTGCTAAACGTGCCGATTCCGGGCGCAACTGGTTTTGGTTCGTACCTGAGCAATGCCGGAAGCGTACGAAATACAGGTTGGGAAGTTGAATTGAGTACCCGCAACACGGTTGGTGCCGTGAAGTGGAATACGTCGATTAATTTTAGCCACAACGCCAACAAAGTGGTGGCGCTAGCCGGTGGTCAGGAGCAGATTCTGATTCCTTCTTCGTTTGATATTTCGCACTCGATCCTGCGCGTTGGTGATCCGTTGAACAGCATTTATGTGGTTCGTCAGATTGGTATCCTCAGCCAGCAGGACATTGACAGCAAAGCGGCGTTGAACGGCACCCAGACGGTTGGTGATCCAAAATATTTTGATGCCAATGGAGACGGTGTGATTGATGCCAACGACCGCGTTATTGTTGGTCATCCAAACCCCAATTATATCTGGGGAATCACAAACTCAGTTCGTTACAAAGGGTTTGATTTAAATGTGCTGGTGCAAGGCCAGACGGGCGGTTCGATCTATTCGCTGCTGGGTCGGGCGTTGGGACGTACGGGACAGGGCGTAATTGATAATGCACTTGGTTTCTACCGGGATCGGTGGCGGTCACCCGAAAATCCAGGCGAGGGCATCGTAGGAAAAGCGTATTCAACGTTTGGGCGGATTAAAAACACAGACTGGTTGTATTCATCTGATTATGTTCGCGTTAGAAACATAACCGTAGGCTACGATTTAGGCAGTTTGATCAAAGTTCGGGGTATTCAGGGAGCGCGAATTTACGTGACGGCGGAAAACTATTTCGGGTTTGATAAGTACACCGGTGGATTCAACCCGGAAGCAGCCAACACAGACCTGAGCGGCAGTTCTTCTTATCCTGAGCCGGGCGATTACGGCGGATTGCCCTTGCCGAAGTCACTCATTTTTGGCTTAAATCTCAGCTTCTAA
- a CDS encoding UTP--glucose-1-phosphate uridylyltransferase translates to MKIKKAVITAAARGERLYPVADTIQKAMLPAIDVDGLYKPVLQIIVEEAFSSGIEEICVVCAPGDEERYSKAFASLRDNLVNSFKGVEWAKNEAEKIDQFLSRTQFVEQKEPLGYGHAVYCAKEFVNDEPFLLLLGDYLYISELSQKRCAAQLIELASQEECSVSAVNPTIEHQIGRYGTLTGKQLPSRSGVYQIEKLIEKPSLSVAELELQTPGLRIGYYLCFFGMHVFTPSVFAILEKHIAEKGAPTLLTPALQELADTEKYLALEVKGRRYDLSRKHGLLRAQIALGLAGDAHGETLSTLVELLAEANSRNS, encoded by the coding sequence ATGAAAATCAAGAAAGCTGTCATTACCGCTGCCGCCCGGGGAGAGCGGTTGTATCCAGTTGCCGATACGATTCAAAAAGCCATGTTGCCGGCCATCGATGTTGATGGATTATATAAGCCAGTACTCCAGATTATTGTTGAAGAAGCTTTTTCCAGCGGCATTGAAGAAATCTGCGTGGTTTGCGCCCCCGGTGACGAAGAGCGGTATAGCAAAGCCTTTGCCTCGCTGCGGGATAATCTGGTCAACTCGTTTAAAGGCGTCGAATGGGCCAAAAACGAAGCGGAGAAAATTGATCAGTTTCTAAGCCGGACTCAGTTTGTAGAACAAAAAGAACCGCTGGGCTACGGGCACGCGGTTTACTGCGCCAAGGAGTTTGTTAATGATGAGCCGTTTCTGCTGCTGCTGGGTGATTACCTCTACATCTCGGAATTGAGCCAGAAGCGTTGTGCTGCCCAACTCATTGAGCTGGCTTCGCAGGAAGAATGTTCGGTGTCGGCGGTTAATCCGACCATTGAGCATCAGATTGGTCGATACGGGACGCTGACGGGCAAGCAGTTGCCGAGTCGGTCGGGTGTCTACCAGATCGAAAAATTGATTGAAAAACCGTCTCTGAGTGTGGCCGAACTGGAACTGCAAACGCCGGGTCTGCGGATTGGTTATTACCTCTGTTTCTTCGGAATGCACGTTTTTACGCCTTCGGTTTTCGCTATTCTGGAAAAGCACATCGCCGAAAAAGGGGCACCGACGCTGCTGACCCCTGCCTTGCAGGAATTGGCCGATACGGAAAAATACCTGGCGCTGGAAGTGAAAGGCCGCCGCTACGACCTAAGCCGGAAACACGGCTTGCTGCGTGCCCAGATTGCGCTGGGGCTGGCGGGTGATGCCCACGGTGAGACCCTGTCTACCCTGGTTGAATTATTAGCAGAAGCCAATAGCCGAAATTCGTAG
- a CDS encoding LytR/AlgR family response regulator transcription factor encodes MMVYRSLIIDDEILARQAIRTLLQHESAIQVVDEAANGSEAVLKILQHKPDLIFLDIQMPEMDGFEVMKEIWAYHQPIVVFTTAYDQYALRAFEVNAIDYLLKPFNEVRFFQALNRVQERLNQQRPQPHVEALMGQLLRAEVSVPGDAYLRRILVKETGRMCLVNTEDIQYLDADGNYITLHTAHKQHLIYDSLTNLEAKLNPTDFVRIHRSHIINLNYISEIETHFNGEYIVRMTSGQQLKWTRNYRDNIKAFYARTT; translated from the coding sequence ATGATGGTTTACCGTTCACTTATCATTGACGATGAAATTCTGGCCCGACAGGCCATCCGTACGCTTTTACAGCACGAATCGGCCATTCAGGTTGTTGACGAAGCAGCCAATGGGTCGGAGGCCGTGCTGAAGATTCTCCAGCACAAACCCGACCTGATTTTTCTAGACATTCAAATGCCTGAAATGGATGGTTTTGAGGTTATGAAGGAAATCTGGGCGTATCATCAGCCGATTGTGGTTTTTACCACCGCTTATGACCAGTATGCCCTCCGCGCTTTCGAAGTCAACGCCATTGATTACCTGCTAAAACCCTTCAACGAAGTGCGCTTTTTTCAGGCGCTTAACCGCGTTCAGGAACGGTTGAACCAGCAGCGGCCTCAACCGCACGTGGAAGCGCTGATGGGGCAGTTACTGCGCGCCGAAGTTTCCGTGCCGGGAGATGCTTACCTACGCCGCATTCTTGTTAAAGAGACCGGACGAATGTGCCTCGTTAATACCGAAGATATTCAATATCTCGATGCCGATGGCAATTACATAACGCTGCATACGGCTCATAAACAACACCTTATCTACGATAGCCTGACCAATCTGGAGGCCAAGCTAAATCCAACGGATTTTGTCCGCATTCACCGCTCGCACATCATTAATCTGAATTACATCTCCGAAATTGAAACGCACTTTAACGGAGAGTACATCGTCCGGATGACTTCTGGCCAGCAACTGAAATGGACCCGCAACTACCGGGATAACATCAAAGCCTTTTACGCCCGGACAACCTAG
- a CDS encoding sialate O-acetylesterase has translation MTILNRFSKILCLWLVVAAAKADISLPTLITDNMVLQQKTDVALWGWARPGETVKVKASWLRSSVKTEADQQGNWLVRIPTGKAGGPYKLTFSGDNSIEVNNVLLGEVWLCSGQSNMHFPVAKGKSSWETGVTNADEAIPKANYPGIRMFTVERKVAETPQKNVKGAWIECSPQTVGDFSAVAYFFARDVYEKTGFPIGLINSSWGGTPAESWTQREVLESYSSFLPILRRYEQGLTTYEKDYAAYKEQVAIYQKERAENPKLTRSAPREPIGVNSNKSPYKLYNAMIHPLAPYTLKGVIWYQGESNADRAYQYRRLFPMMIDNWRTVWNQPLLPFYFVQIAPHRSQNPEIRESQLVTMQTVSNTGMAVTTDWGDSLDIHPRNKEVVGERLARWALAKQYGQKKLPYSGPIYRSMKTEGNKIRLQFDHVDKGLVAKDGTLREFTIAGADSVFVPAQATIDGKQIVVWSNQVAKPVAVRFAWRYVPDPNLFNGAGLPASPFRTDQWRLITEGKN, from the coding sequence ATGACCATCCTAAACCGTTTCTCTAAAATTCTTTGCCTCTGGCTGGTCGTTGCTGCCGCCAAAGCCGACATTTCCTTACCCACTCTGATTACCGATAACATGGTGCTGCAACAGAAAACCGATGTGGCATTATGGGGCTGGGCCCGACCCGGCGAAACCGTCAAGGTGAAAGCTAGCTGGCTGCGCTCGTCGGTCAAAACTGAGGCGGATCAGCAGGGGAACTGGCTGGTTCGCATTCCAACTGGCAAGGCGGGCGGCCCCTACAAATTAACTTTCTCGGGTGACAATTCGATTGAGGTAAACAACGTGCTTTTGGGCGAAGTCTGGCTCTGTTCGGGCCAGTCGAACATGCATTTCCCCGTAGCCAAAGGGAAATCAAGCTGGGAAACGGGAGTGACCAACGCGGATGAAGCGATTCCGAAAGCGAATTATCCCGGTATTCGGATGTTCACGGTGGAGCGTAAAGTGGCCGAAACACCTCAAAAAAACGTCAAAGGAGCCTGGATCGAGTGCAGTCCGCAGACGGTCGGCGACTTCTCGGCGGTGGCTTATTTTTTTGCGCGGGATGTGTACGAAAAAACGGGTTTCCCCATCGGGCTGATCAATTCGTCCTGGGGTGGAACGCCCGCCGAATCCTGGACGCAACGGGAGGTGTTGGAGTCCTATTCCAGCTTTCTGCCGATCCTGAGACGTTATGAACAGGGCCTGACCACCTACGAAAAGGACTACGCAGCTTACAAAGAGCAAGTAGCCATTTACCAGAAAGAACGCGCCGAAAATCCAAAACTAACCCGCTCGGCCCCGCGCGAACCCATCGGTGTCAACAGCAATAAATCGCCCTATAAACTCTACAATGCCATGATTCACCCGCTGGCGCCTTATACGCTGAAAGGCGTCATCTGGTACCAGGGGGAGTCCAACGCCGACCGGGCCTACCAATACCGAAGATTATTCCCAATGATGATTGATAACTGGCGGACAGTCTGGAACCAGCCGTTATTGCCGTTTTATTTCGTGCAGATTGCCCCTCACCGTTCTCAAAATCCCGAAATTCGGGAGTCGCAGTTGGTGACGATGCAAACGGTATCCAACACCGGCATGGCCGTAACGACCGATTGGGGCGATTCGCTGGACATTCACCCGCGCAACAAAGAGGTCGTGGGTGAGCGGCTAGCCCGTTGGGCACTGGCAAAGCAGTACGGCCAGAAAAAGCTGCCTTATTCGGGACCAATTTACCGCTCCATGAAAACGGAGGGCAACAAAATCCGTCTGCAATTTGACCATGTCGATAAAGGGCTGGTCGCTAAAGACGGCACGTTGCGCGAGTTTACCATTGCCGGAGCTGACAGCGTGTTTGTGCCTGCCCAGGCGACCATTGATGGAAAGCAGATTGTTGTTTGGAGCAATCAGGTAGCCAAGCCCGTTGCCGTTCGCTTTGCCTGGCGGTATGTGCCTGATCCGAACTTGTTTAATGGGGCCGGTTTGCCCGCAAGTCCTTTCCGTACCGATCAATGGCGGCTGATTACTGAGGGTAAAAATTAA
- a CDS encoding UTP--glucose-1-phosphate uridylyltransferase yields the protein MNIFIETITSTDPEKRNRSFFDLSQRLSSRELLTGLRELDGFRKSTPNLYDKVRAILFLYAGFRFFLMEAKDTPSTGKVPYAGFEDLLARRFEQAISTFLQELDKNGPNASLYSALAESYHHLSFQILADQVRKSVRSSKGNQWMFRVGHREEHPIRIHPKLLERPSNSLFYPILHENTSVRMDLTHSGWSDIFFLGMDYPEGARVINLSIDLGVFGRDKDIRPPLHSYVRVIPDPVLRITSIDLNTTKDIHDLADLFNFGNDYLSLVKAGIIASGLIPPSFEGTNQPLTDILSRIVAPGMGIELVTRVNDIPKGSRFAVSTNLLGSIISLLMRATGQTKNLEGGLDETERRLVASRAILGEWIGGSGGGWQDSGGVWPSIKAIQGTFAQEGDPEWGISRGTLLPRHRVLQGEAIDPQMGEKIMNSLVLMHGGMASNVGPILEMVTEKYLLRGGKEWAARQQTNQIFDNILAAIKEGDIQKLGTNTANNWGGPIKTIIPWASTYFTEQIIAKAKKRFGDDYYGFLMLGGMSGGGMGMFVNPERYEAHKEAVLDILRETKQELSASLPFAMEPVVYNWSINQRGTWATLHQGNDALMPESYYGIHVSELVRKDPTTISYIRRAEIDFFTTYCERNNQAYPLLRTIVSNLFNVSDPSSQGNRSAEDEKAYRIKKENGFDFIQHEEIREDLQKGRIGLSRNRLSAETAIDDVRPGDTVQLEELTASVQTGEAAIRGGKVAVMSLAAGVGSRWTKGAGVIKALNPFVEINGVHRSFLEIHLAKTRKVAEQYNTMLPHLIATSYLTHEPIRQTLEKTGNFGYSGATYLSPGRSIGQRFVPMERDLRFMWEEMPQETLDENKQKVRDAVRQTMIGWAKGKGEGSDYVDNIAAQRFSPLGHWYEVSNLLRNGTLATMLAEQPQLETIMLHNIDTLGADIDPAALGHHLASGNVLTFEVVPRRIEDRGGGLARVNGHLRLLEGLAQPREEDELALSYYNTMTTWIQIDPLLNLFGLTRQDLQAGDEAQLAKAVRSVAHRIPTYVTIKDVKYRWGHGQEDIYPVAQIEKLWSDMSALTDVKTGYIVVPRVRGQQMKDPAQLDAWVTDGSKDHISSLCVFE from the coding sequence ATGAACATTTTTATAGAGACAATTACCTCAACAGACCCGGAAAAACGCAACCGATCTTTTTTTGACCTCAGCCAGCGCCTGTCGTCGCGAGAACTGCTGACGGGCCTGCGCGAACTGGACGGCTTTCGGAAATCGACCCCTAATTTATACGACAAAGTACGGGCTATTCTGTTCCTGTATGCGGGCTTTCGCTTTTTCCTGATGGAGGCGAAGGATACACCATCGACGGGAAAAGTACCGTATGCGGGTTTCGAAGATTTGCTGGCGCGTCGCTTTGAACAGGCCATCAGCACGTTCTTGCAGGAATTGGATAAAAACGGGCCTAATGCTTCCTTGTACAGCGCCCTGGCCGAGAGTTATCATCACCTGTCTTTCCAGATTCTGGCCGATCAGGTGCGCAAAAGCGTGCGGTCGAGCAAGGGAAATCAGTGGATGTTTCGGGTTGGGCACCGCGAGGAGCACCCGATTCGCATCCATCCGAAGCTGCTGGAACGGCCTTCTAATTCGCTTTTTTACCCGATTCTGCACGAAAATACGTCCGTTCGGATGGACCTCACGCACAGCGGCTGGTCGGATATTTTCTTCTTGGGAATGGATTATCCGGAAGGGGCGCGGGTCATCAACTTATCGATTGATCTGGGCGTTTTTGGTCGGGATAAAGACATTCGGCCCCCGTTGCATAGCTACGTGCGGGTCATTCCCGATCCAGTTTTGCGCATCACCAGCATCGACCTGAACACTACGAAAGACATTCACGATCTGGCGGATCTGTTCAATTTCGGGAACGATTATCTCAGTCTGGTTAAGGCTGGTATCATCGCTTCGGGCCTCATTCCGCCTTCATTCGAAGGAACAAATCAGCCCCTGACCGATATTCTGTCGCGGATTGTGGCGCCGGGCATGGGGATCGAGCTGGTAACGCGCGTAAACGATATTCCCAAAGGCTCCCGATTTGCCGTATCGACGAATTTGCTGGGCTCAATCATCAGTTTGCTCATGCGGGCAACCGGACAAACCAAAAATCTGGAAGGCGGTCTGGATGAAACCGAGCGGCGTCTGGTTGCATCACGGGCGATTCTGGGCGAATGGATTGGCGGCTCCGGCGGTGGCTGGCAGGATTCGGGCGGGGTCTGGCCAAGCATCAAAGCCATTCAGGGCACGTTTGCCCAGGAAGGCGATCCCGAATGGGGCATTAGCCGGGGAACGCTGTTGCCGCGTCACCGCGTTTTGCAGGGCGAGGCTATCGACCCGCAAATGGGCGAAAAAATCATGAACTCGCTGGTGCTGATGCACGGCGGGATGGCATCGAACGTCGGGCCGATTCTGGAAATGGTGACGGAAAAATACCTGCTCCGGGGCGGGAAAGAGTGGGCTGCACGGCAGCAAACCAACCAGATTTTCGACAACATTCTGGCGGCCATCAAGGAAGGCGATATTCAAAAGCTGGGAACCAACACGGCCAACAACTGGGGCGGACCCATCAAAACGATCATTCCCTGGGCGTCGACTTATTTTACGGAGCAGATTATCGCCAAAGCTAAAAAGCGCTTCGGTGACGACTATTACGGCTTCCTGATGCTGGGCGGCATGTCCGGCGGCGGGATGGGCATGTTCGTGAACCCGGAACGCTACGAAGCGCATAAGGAAGCGGTACTGGATATTCTGCGGGAAACCAAGCAAGAGTTATCGGCTTCGCTGCCGTTTGCGATGGAGCCGGTGGTTTACAATTGGAGCATCAACCAGCGGGGAACCTGGGCAACGCTGCACCAGGGCAACGACGCCCTGATGCCGGAGTCGTATTACGGCATTCACGTGTCGGAACTGGTGCGCAAAGATCCAACCACGATCTCGTATATCCGGCGGGCCGAAATCGACTTTTTTACGACCTACTGCGAACGGAACAACCAGGCTTATCCCTTGCTCCGAACCATCGTCAGCAACCTCTTCAACGTGTCGGATCCAAGCTCGCAGGGCAACCGGAGCGCGGAAGACGAAAAGGCGTACCGGATCAAAAAAGAAAATGGTTTCGACTTTATTCAGCACGAAGAAATTCGGGAAGATTTGCAGAAAGGGCGGATTGGGCTTTCGCGGAACCGCCTGTCTGCCGAAACGGCCATCGATGATGTGCGCCCCGGCGATACGGTCCAACTTGAAGAACTAACGGCTTCGGTTCAAACCGGCGAGGCAGCCATTCGGGGCGGAAAAGTGGCTGTGATGAGTCTGGCGGCGGGTGTCGGAAGTCGCTGGACCAAAGGAGCGGGGGTCATCAAGGCGCTCAATCCATTTGTTGAGATTAACGGCGTTCACCGGAGTTTCCTGGAAATCCACTTAGCCAAAACGCGCAAGGTAGCTGAGCAGTATAACACGATGCTTCCGCACCTGATTGCAACCAGCTATCTGACGCACGAACCTATTCGGCAAACGCTGGAAAAAACCGGCAACTTCGGGTATTCGGGCGCTACGTATCTGTCGCCGGGCCGCTCAATTGGTCAACGTTTCGTACCGATGGAACGCGATTTACGCTTCATGTGGGAGGAAATGCCGCAGGAAACCCTCGACGAAAACAAGCAGAAAGTGCGCGATGCCGTCCGCCAGACGATGATTGGCTGGGCAAAAGGCAAGGGCGAAGGTTCTGATTATGTGGACAATATTGCCGCTCAGCGCTTCTCGCCGCTGGGTCACTGGTACGAAGTATCGAACCTGTTGCGCAACGGAACGCTGGCGACCATGCTGGCCGAACAGCCACAACTGGAAACGATCATGCTCCACAACATTGATACGTTGGGGGCCGACATAGATCCGGCTGCGCTGGGGCATCACCTCGCATCGGGCAACGTGCTGACGTTTGAAGTCGTGCCCCGCCGCATCGAAGATCGTGGGGGAGGATTGGCCCGCGTGAATGGGCATCTGCGCTTACTGGAAGGGCTGGCCCAACCGCGTGAAGAAGATGAGCTGGCGCTGAGCTATTACAACACCATGACCACCTGGATACAGATCGATCCGCTACTGAATCTGTTCGGGCTAACCCGGCAGGACCTGCAAGCGGGTGATGAGGCACAACTGGCGAAAGCGGTGCGGAGCGTGGCCCACCGGATTCCGACCTACGTGACCATCAAGGATGTAAAATACCGCTGGGGACACGGGCAGGAAGACATTTATCCGGTTGCCCAGATTGAAAAATTATGGAGCGATATGTCGGCGCTAACCGACGTTAAAACGGGTTACATTGTGGTTCCACGCGTGCGGGGTCAGCAAATGAAAGATCCGGCCCAACTGGACGCCTGGGTGACCGACGGGAGCAAAGACCATATTTCGTCCCTGTGCGTTTTTGAATGA